Proteins from a genomic interval of Sphingobacterium sp. SYP-B4668:
- the lon gene encoding endopeptidase La, with the protein MSKFEPFDFNQAIPIINEDTEFFPLLSQQDEDEMSNADIPEILAVLPLRNTVLFPGVVIPITVGRDKSIKLVKDAYKGDKTIGVVSQKDMTIEDPSFEHLNKVGTVANIIKVLQMPDGNTTVIIQGKQRFRLNEVVQSDPYLKAKVERFKEEKPKVNKEFKALISSIKELALQIIQLSPNLPSEAGIAIKNIESPTFLVNFIASNMSLEMESKQELLEMKDFDKRAKQLLEYLTTEIQLLELKNQIQNKVRVDLDKQQRDYFLNQQLKTIQEELGGSTPDLELEELKKRARTKKWRDDVAKHFNKEIEKLARINPAAADYSVQLNYLELLLDLPWGEHTKDNFDLARAQRVLDKDHYGLEKVKQRIVEYLAVLKLKNDMKAPILCLVGPPGVGKTSLGKSIAKALGRKYTRMALGGVRDEAEIRGHRKTYIGAMPGRIIQSLKKAGTSNPVFVLDEIDKIGADFKGDPSSALLEVLDPEQNTAFYDHYVEMDFDLSKVMFIATANSLSGVQPALLDRMEIIEVNGYTIEEKIEIAKKHLLPKQREMHGLQTKDITIRPKVIEKIIEDYTRESGVRGLEKKIGSVVRGIATRIVMEKAFNPSISENDVEDILGAPIFDKDMYENNEVAGVVTGLAWTSVGGDILFIESSISPGKGKLNLTGNLGEVMKESASIAMAYLRSHAEDFGINYKVFDQWDVNIHVPAGATPKDGPSAGITMLTALTSLFTQRQVKAKLAMTGEITLRGKVLPVGGIKEKILAAKRANIKEIILCKSNQKDILEIKEDYVKDLNFHYVTEMSEVIKLALLDKKVKNAKKLDIG; encoded by the coding sequence ATGAGCAAATTCGAACCCTTTGATTTTAATCAAGCGATTCCTATCATAAATGAAGATACCGAGTTTTTCCCATTATTATCCCAACAAGATGAGGATGAGATGAGCAATGCCGACATTCCTGAAATATTGGCCGTTCTTCCCCTTCGCAATACGGTCCTATTCCCTGGCGTTGTAATCCCTATTACGGTAGGGCGAGACAAGTCCATCAAATTAGTTAAAGATGCTTATAAAGGTGACAAAACGATTGGTGTTGTGTCGCAGAAAGACATGACCATCGAAGACCCTAGTTTTGAACACCTTAACAAGGTTGGCACAGTGGCCAATATCATTAAAGTACTACAAATGCCTGATGGTAATACCACTGTAATCATACAGGGCAAACAACGCTTTCGTCTAAACGAGGTGGTGCAGTCGGATCCCTACTTAAAGGCAAAAGTTGAGCGCTTTAAAGAGGAGAAACCAAAGGTAAACAAGGAGTTCAAAGCCTTGATATCTTCTATCAAAGAACTGGCCCTGCAAATCATTCAGCTATCTCCGAATTTGCCAAGTGAAGCTGGAATTGCCATCAAGAATATTGAAAGCCCTACATTTTTAGTCAATTTCATTGCTTCGAACATGAGTCTTGAAATGGAATCTAAGCAGGAACTTCTAGAAATGAAGGATTTTGACAAACGAGCCAAACAACTATTGGAATATTTGACTACAGAAATCCAACTATTAGAGCTTAAAAATCAAATCCAAAATAAAGTACGTGTCGATCTCGATAAACAACAGCGTGATTATTTTTTAAATCAACAACTGAAAACAATCCAAGAGGAACTTGGAGGGAGCACCCCCGACCTAGAACTCGAAGAATTAAAGAAAAGAGCCCGAACCAAGAAATGGAGAGATGATGTTGCCAAACACTTCAACAAAGAAATTGAAAAGCTAGCACGCATCAACCCGGCAGCAGCTGACTATTCCGTACAATTGAACTATTTGGAATTGCTCTTAGACCTTCCATGGGGCGAACATACAAAGGACAACTTTGACTTGGCACGTGCGCAACGTGTATTGGACAAAGACCACTATGGATTAGAAAAAGTAAAACAACGTATCGTAGAATATCTAGCCGTCTTGAAGCTAAAAAACGATATGAAAGCCCCTATTCTTTGTCTAGTAGGCCCTCCAGGTGTTGGTAAAACTTCCCTTGGAAAGTCAATTGCCAAAGCTCTAGGACGCAAATATACCCGCATGGCCCTAGGGGGTGTACGTGATGAAGCTGAAATCAGAGGTCATCGCAAAACATATATTGGAGCCATGCCTGGTCGCATCATCCAATCTCTTAAAAAAGCGGGAACCTCTAATCCTGTATTTGTCCTTGATGAAATCGACAAAATTGGGGCTGACTTCAAAGGCGACCCATCGTCTGCACTTCTGGAGGTGCTCGACCCCGAGCAAAATACAGCCTTCTACGATCACTATGTAGAAATGGACTTTGATTTATCTAAAGTGATGTTCATCGCCACTGCTAACTCATTAAGCGGCGTGCAACCTGCCTTATTGGATCGTATGGAGATAATAGAGGTAAATGGATATACAATAGAAGAAAAAATTGAAATCGCGAAAAAACACCTACTTCCTAAGCAGCGGGAAATGCACGGCCTCCAGACAAAAGATATCACTATCCGTCCGAAAGTCATCGAGAAAATAATAGAGGACTATACTCGAGAATCTGGAGTTCGAGGTTTAGAAAAGAAAATAGGATCAGTAGTAAGAGGCATCGCAACGCGTATTGTAATGGAAAAAGCATTTAATCCTAGTATTTCTGAAAATGATGTGGAAGACATATTGGGTGCTCCAATCTTTGATAAAGATATGTATGAGAATAACGAGGTTGCAGGAGTGGTAACAGGATTAGCATGGACCTCGGTCGGTGGTGACATTCTGTTCATAGAATCTAGTATAAGCCCAGGCAAAGGGAAATTGAACCTAACTGGTAATTTAGGCGAGGTTATGAAAGAATCTGCCAGTATAGCTATGGCTTATTTACGCTCACATGCCGAGGATTTTGGAATCAATTATAAAGTATTTGACCAATGGGATGTCAATATACACGTGCCAGCGGGAGCGACACCAAAAGATGGCCCCTCCGCGGGCATTACTATGTTGACAGCCTTAACTTCATTATTTACGCAGCGACAGGTCAAGGCTAAGTTGGCGATGACTGGTGAAATTACTCTCCGCGGAAAAGTACTTCCTGTGGGTGGTATTAAAGAGAAGATACTGGCAGCCAAGCGCGCCAATATCAAAGAAATCATACTTTGCAAGTCTAATCAAAAGGATATTTTAGAAATAAAAGAAGATTATGTCAAAGATCTCAATTTCCACTATGTGACCGAAATGTCGGAAGTCATCAAGCTTGCCCTTTTAGATAAGAAAGTCAAGAATGCCAAAAAACTAGACATAGGATAA
- a CDS encoding ABC1 kinase family protein, whose protein sequence is MYKWKRVGKIAQILSKYGFSELISRSNIDSIVPDSVLHWSTHTERIFEKDFNVRVRLAIEELGPTFIKLGQLLSNREDIIPSELRMELAKLQDDVPAEKIDVVARLRAHFDIDADEHFDFIDSIPLAAASIGQVYKAKLKSGKEVVLKIKRSNIQDTISADLAFIKDLTKFLEQKYEVIHKMNLYQIILSFESSIMKELSFVNELNNIERFRTNFKGNEAIYIPVIFRKYSDDEILCMEYIDGVKINDIEGLASIGVNPHAIVQNGLDLYLEQVLEHGFFHADPHPGNLFVNKMGQVVFIDFGAMGFMIPQDRSVIESMVINFLMKDARDLIRNIKKLAVVHHIEDERRLERDAYEIFELLEQNSLANLSVSSMMRMVNNILQRNHILMPDFVYILLRGVILLEGVGHQLNADLNIPKSISPFADKIAKEKISPHNIKKQILEKAKFVKGIMGDVPEDLSYLLDKVKHDKILLNHHIKEFDSFQIILHRLGNKVILAILAMTFGIGSSIMAHGKVGYLLWGIPIFSWIGFTMSFLLTTALLLQLFRSR, encoded by the coding sequence ATGTATAAATGGAAGAGAGTGGGTAAAATTGCCCAAATCTTATCTAAGTATGGATTTAGTGAACTGATATCGCGATCTAATATTGATTCAATCGTGCCTGATAGCGTCCTGCATTGGAGTACACACACAGAGCGAATTTTTGAAAAAGATTTTAATGTAAGGGTGAGACTGGCTATTGAAGAGCTTGGTCCGACTTTTATTAAATTGGGACAACTGCTCAGTAATCGTGAAGATATTATCCCGAGCGAGTTACGAATGGAACTAGCGAAACTCCAGGATGATGTTCCTGCTGAAAAAATAGATGTCGTGGCTAGGTTGCGTGCACACTTTGATATCGACGCTGACGAGCATTTTGATTTTATTGATTCGATTCCGCTGGCCGCAGCTTCCATTGGACAAGTATACAAAGCAAAATTAAAATCGGGGAAAGAGGTTGTTCTTAAAATTAAGAGAAGCAATATTCAGGATACAATTTCCGCCGATTTGGCGTTCATCAAGGATCTGACTAAATTTTTGGAGCAAAAATATGAGGTAATCCATAAAATGAATCTTTACCAGATTATACTATCCTTCGAAAGTTCGATTATGAAAGAACTATCCTTTGTCAATGAATTAAACAATATTGAACGCTTTCGTACTAATTTCAAAGGAAATGAAGCCATCTATATTCCGGTAATCTTCCGGAAGTATTCTGATGATGAAATTCTGTGTATGGAATACATCGATGGGGTCAAAATTAATGACATAGAAGGATTAGCGTCTATAGGTGTGAATCCCCATGCTATTGTACAAAATGGGTTAGATCTTTATTTGGAGCAGGTGTTGGAGCATGGCTTCTTTCACGCCGATCCACACCCTGGCAACCTTTTTGTAAACAAGATGGGACAGGTTGTATTTATCGACTTTGGGGCCATGGGGTTTATGATTCCCCAAGATAGATCCGTCATCGAATCTATGGTGATTAATTTTTTGATGAAAGATGCAAGAGACCTGATTCGGAATATTAAAAAACTCGCAGTGGTTCATCATATAGAGGATGAACGTCGGTTAGAGAGGGATGCGTATGAAATTTTTGAACTATTAGAACAGAATTCTTTGGCGAATTTATCTGTTTCATCCATGATGAGAATGGTAAATAACATTTTGCAGCGTAATCACATTTTGATGCCAGACTTTGTGTATATCCTCCTTCGAGGTGTTATTCTTTTAGAGGGGGTGGGACATCAATTAAATGCAGATCTCAATATTCCTAAAAGTATTAGCCCTTTTGCTGATAAGATTGCTAAGGAAAAAATATCACCTCACAATATCAAGAAGCAAATTCTTGAAAAGGCTAAGTTTGTTAAAGGGATAATGGGGGACGTTCCCGAAGATTTATCTTATTTATTGGATAAGGTTAAGCATGATAAGATACTTTTGAATCATCACATCAAAGAGTTCGATAGTTTTCAAATTATCTTGCATAGGCTGGGTAATAAGGTCATATTGGCGATATTAGCCATGACTTTTGGCATCGGGTCTAGTATTATGGCGCATGGTAAAGTTGGTTATTTACTTTGGGGAATTCCAATTTTCTCATGGATTGGATTTACAATGAGTTTTCTCTTGACGACAGCACTGCTGTTGCAACTATTTCGATCTAGGTGA
- a CDS encoding WbqC family protein → MVNQLILPVCYLPPVSYFHVIQKQDVPIVLEKYEHYPKQTYRTRASIATANGKLDLVVPIIHKRKNHVAMKDIRINYDHPWQRLHWLSIQAAYRSSAYFEFYEDDFAKLYTEKYEFLFDFNYQQLTLILRLMKINRSILETTSYQGAYPDDLDLRSSFMPKKESLFENPKPYYQVFESKNGFMPNMSSIDLLFNQGPQAKSFL, encoded by the coding sequence ATGGTCAACCAACTCATTCTTCCAGTATGCTATTTGCCACCGGTTTCTTATTTTCATGTTATTCAAAAACAGGATGTACCCATTGTATTGGAGAAATATGAACATTATCCCAAACAAACTTATCGTACCAGAGCCAGTATTGCAACGGCTAATGGTAAGCTTGATCTTGTCGTACCTATAATCCACAAACGAAAAAATCATGTAGCGATGAAAGATATCCGAATCAATTATGATCATCCATGGCAGCGATTACACTGGCTGAGCATACAAGCAGCTTATAGAAGTTCGGCATATTTTGAATTCTATGAAGATGATTTTGCTAAACTTTATACGGAGAAGTATGAGTTTTTATTTGATTTCAACTATCAGCAATTGACGTTAATATTGAGATTGATGAAGATTAATAGGTCTATTTTAGAGACTACGAGTTATCAGGGCGCGTATCCTGATGATTTGGATTTACGGTCGTCTTTTATGCCAAAGAAAGAATCTCTGTTCGAAAATCCTAAACCTTATTATCAGGTGTTTGAGTCCAAAAATGGATTTATGCCTAATATGAGTAGTATAGATCTACTTTTTAATCAAGGCCCACAGGCAAAGAGCTTTTTATGA
- a CDS encoding lysophospholipid acyltransferase family protein: MKIKILSGILFCLSILPFGVLYLLSDFFYYLLFYVVKYRKKVVLTNLSNAFPEKTKQERLLIAKKFYRFFPDLIVEAVKMRTISAKEVMKRIELINPEEVYRHFDSGKAVIGVTAHYCNWELGIHRVSLMTDNPVLIIYKPLNNKDFNHIFNSIRGRFGATMVPMKQILRHIVKLKKQPHISMFVADQTPVYQDSDYFLQFLNQETLVYTGTERIARLTHNPVVFCHIGRKEKRGHYYCKFTTLVEDASQYEEHEITKLHNRFTADIIREQPEYWLWSHRRWKRKRRM; the protein is encoded by the coding sequence ATGAAGATAAAAATTTTGTCAGGTATCCTTTTTTGCCTTTCGATATTACCTTTTGGGGTGCTGTATCTGCTTTCAGACTTTTTCTACTATCTTCTATTTTACGTTGTCAAATACCGTAAAAAGGTAGTTCTAACAAATCTAAGTAATGCTTTTCCAGAAAAAACAAAGCAGGAACGACTACTAATAGCTAAGAAATTTTATCGTTTTTTTCCGGACCTCATTGTTGAAGCTGTAAAAATGAGAACGATTTCAGCCAAGGAGGTAATGAAGCGCATCGAACTCATTAATCCAGAAGAAGTCTATCGTCACTTCGATAGTGGCAAAGCTGTCATAGGAGTTACCGCACATTATTGTAATTGGGAGCTTGGGATACACCGTGTCAGCCTGATGACTGACAACCCTGTTTTGATAATATACAAGCCGCTTAATAACAAAGATTTTAACCATATATTTAATAGTATAAGAGGTCGATTTGGTGCAACAATGGTCCCTATGAAACAGATTTTGAGGCATATCGTCAAGCTTAAAAAACAGCCTCATATCAGTATGTTTGTAGCCGACCAAACACCAGTATACCAAGATTCGGACTATTTTCTCCAATTTTTGAATCAAGAGACGTTGGTCTATACTGGTACGGAGAGAATTGCCAGACTTACACATAATCCAGTTGTCTTTTGCCATATCGGACGAAAAGAAAAAAGAGGACATTATTACTGCAAATTTACTACTTTAGTAGAAGATGCCTCTCAGTATGAAGAACACGAAATCACGAAGCTACATAATCGATTTACAGCGGATATTATCCGAGAACAACCCGAATATTGGCTATGGTCGCACAGACGTTGGAAGCGAAAACGTAGAATGTAA
- a CDS encoding glycosyltransferase family 2 protein: MNYPKVALVILNWNGEFFLEKFLPSVYNSAYPNIEFIIGDNMSTDKSVAFVQEYYPQITIIQNDQNYGFAGGYNKVLEHVEADYYILLNSDVEVTENWIAPVIDMLESNSDMVAAQPKILAYHEKTKFEHAGGAGGFIDSYGYPFCRGRIMDQLESDNGQYDDEREIFWASGAAFFIKSHAWKEAKGFDADFFAHMEEIDLCWRLKKMDYKIGYCSQSVVYHVGGGTLNTSNPKKTYLNFRNNLVMLQKNLPFWTAIWVIFARLWLDLAALIKFLLEKKFKDAWAISRSHQYFFLNIFKTAEKRNEQTRFENTTGKYKGCIIWDFFVNNHRKFSELPDKNFK; encoded by the coding sequence ATGAATTATCCTAAAGTTGCCCTTGTCATTCTAAATTGGAATGGAGAGTTTTTCTTGGAAAAATTTCTTCCTTCTGTATATAATAGTGCCTATCCGAATATCGAGTTTATCATTGGAGACAATATGTCTACTGACAAATCAGTAGCTTTTGTCCAAGAGTACTATCCGCAAATCACCATTATTCAAAATGATCAAAACTATGGCTTTGCGGGAGGATACAACAAAGTCTTGGAACATGTAGAAGCGGACTACTACATCTTGCTGAACTCAGACGTCGAAGTCACTGAAAATTGGATAGCTCCAGTAATCGATATGCTGGAATCCAATTCGGATATGGTAGCAGCACAACCCAAAATATTGGCTTACCACGAAAAAACAAAGTTTGAACATGCTGGTGGTGCCGGTGGTTTCATTGACAGTTACGGATATCCGTTTTGTAGGGGACGTATCATGGATCAATTGGAATCAGATAATGGTCAGTATGATGATGAAAGGGAGATCTTTTGGGCATCAGGTGCAGCCTTTTTTATTAAAAGCCATGCGTGGAAAGAAGCGAAAGGCTTTGATGCAGATTTTTTCGCCCACATGGAGGAAATTGATTTGTGCTGGCGCTTAAAAAAGATGGACTACAAGATTGGATATTGCTCCCAATCAGTCGTGTACCATGTCGGTGGAGGCACCCTCAATACCAGCAATCCTAAAAAGACGTACCTCAATTTTAGAAATAACCTCGTCATGCTACAAAAAAATCTCCCATTTTGGACTGCGATATGGGTTATTTTTGCTCGGCTTTGGTTAGATTTGGCCGCTTTGATTAAATTTTTGTTAGAGAAAAAGTTCAAAGACGCGTGGGCGATAAGCCGATCACATCAATATTTTTTCCTAAATATTTTCAAAACAGCAGAAAAACGTAATGAACAAACACGATTCGAAAATACAACGGGAAAATACAAAGGTTGCATCATTTGGGATTTCTTCGTGAATAATCATCGAAAATTCTCTGAGCTTCCCGACAAAAATTTCAAATAG
- the ligA gene encoding NAD-dependent DNA ligase LigA: MSAVEIQEKIAQLTQELNHYNYQYYVLAQSLISDYDFDQKLKELEALELQYPQFADPNSPTQRVGGDITSKFNTVKHRWPMLSLGNTYSQDELRDFDQRVRKIIGDDFQYVCELKFDGLSISLTYQNGRLVQGVTRGDGTQGDDVTTNIKTIRSIPLTLKTTDFPEEFEIRGEIFMHKSAFLRLNKEREENGDQTYANPRNFAAGTIKLQDSAEVARRPLDCFLYFLYTENRRKQFTTHWESLEAVRNWGFHVCDHTKLCNDISEVFSFIDYWDTERHNLSYEIDGIVIKVNDYAQQEELSFTAKNPRWATSYKFKAERVETILKSISYQVGRTGAVTPVANLQPVLLAGTTVKRASLHNANEIARLDLHTQDTVYVEKGGEIIPKVISVNLEKRLPDASPFHYPTLCPECQSKLIREEGEAVHYCPNEDGCPPQIVGKMQHFIGRKMMDIEGLGNETIETFFKKGLLSNVVDIYALKEHEEDLQQMERFGQKSIDNMIKGIEKSKQKPFEKVLFALGIRHVGETIAKKLASYFKNIDALTTATIEEIASVPDIGGRIAESVHHYLNAPAHRSQIEKLKEYGLQFAIEEKEVVLESNSLEGKTFLISGVFADFSREELTAIIENHGGKMVGSISAKLNYLVAGDKMGPAKLIKAEKLQVPIINERDLLALINM, encoded by the coding sequence ATGTCAGCAGTTGAAATTCAAGAAAAAATAGCACAACTCACTCAGGAACTGAATCATTATAATTACCAGTATTATGTTTTGGCGCAGTCCTTGATTTCGGATTACGATTTTGATCAGAAGCTCAAAGAATTAGAGGCCCTTGAACTGCAATATCCTCAATTTGCTGACCCTAACTCTCCAACACAACGTGTCGGAGGAGACATTACTTCTAAATTCAACACTGTTAAACATCGTTGGCCAATGCTTTCGCTTGGCAACACATATAGTCAAGATGAACTTCGCGATTTTGACCAGCGGGTACGCAAAATAATTGGTGATGATTTTCAATATGTATGCGAATTAAAGTTTGACGGTCTCTCTATTAGTCTGACTTATCAAAATGGCAGATTAGTGCAAGGTGTGACCCGAGGCGATGGTACACAAGGAGATGATGTGACAACTAATATCAAAACTATCAGGAGCATCCCACTCACACTCAAGACTACAGATTTTCCTGAGGAATTTGAAATTCGAGGAGAGATTTTCATGCACAAATCAGCCTTCCTGAGATTAAACAAGGAGCGTGAGGAAAATGGAGATCAGACTTATGCAAATCCTCGAAATTTTGCAGCTGGGACTATAAAATTACAGGATTCTGCAGAGGTCGCTAGACGACCCCTTGACTGTTTCCTGTATTTCTTATATACTGAAAATCGTCGAAAACAATTCACTACGCATTGGGAAAGCCTAGAAGCTGTGCGCAACTGGGGCTTCCATGTCTGTGACCACACCAAATTGTGTAACGACATATCCGAAGTATTTTCATTTATTGATTATTGGGATACCGAAAGACATAATTTGAGCTATGAAATAGATGGTATCGTAATCAAAGTCAATGACTATGCTCAGCAAGAAGAATTAAGTTTTACTGCCAAAAACCCGCGTTGGGCTACTTCCTATAAATTTAAGGCTGAACGTGTGGAGACGATTTTAAAATCTATCAGTTATCAAGTAGGACGTACTGGCGCTGTTACGCCAGTAGCTAATCTTCAACCGGTACTACTAGCTGGTACCACCGTCAAACGTGCGTCTCTACATAATGCTAACGAAATAGCAAGACTTGATCTTCATACACAGGATACCGTATATGTTGAGAAGGGAGGAGAAATCATCCCAAAGGTAATTAGTGTCAATCTAGAAAAGCGCCTACCAGATGCATCTCCCTTCCACTACCCCACTCTTTGCCCAGAGTGTCAATCCAAACTAATTCGAGAAGAGGGCGAGGCCGTGCATTACTGTCCAAATGAAGACGGCTGCCCACCACAGATTGTGGGTAAGATGCAACATTTTATTGGACGTAAAATGATGGATATAGAAGGACTTGGGAATGAAACGATCGAGACATTCTTCAAGAAGGGCCTGCTTAGCAATGTAGTCGACATCTACGCACTGAAAGAGCATGAAGAAGATCTGCAGCAAATGGAACGCTTCGGTCAAAAATCCATAGACAATATGATAAAGGGGATTGAAAAATCCAAACAGAAACCTTTTGAAAAAGTTCTTTTTGCCTTAGGAATTCGACATGTTGGAGAGACTATTGCAAAGAAACTAGCTTCATACTTTAAAAATATAGATGCCTTGACCACTGCGACTATTGAAGAGATTGCTTCAGTACCAGATATTGGAGGTAGAATAGCAGAAAGTGTCCATCATTACCTCAATGCTCCCGCACACCGGAGCCAAATTGAAAAATTGAAGGAATATGGTCTCCAATTCGCAATTGAGGAAAAAGAAGTCGTATTGGAAAGCAATAGTTTGGAAGGAAAAACATTTTTGATATCCGGTGTATTTGCAGATTTTTCTAGGGAAGAGCTAACGGCGATAATTGAAAATCATGGTGGCAAAATGGTTGGTAGCATATCTGCAAAACTCAATTACCTTGTTGCGGGAGACAAAATGGGTCCAGCCAAACTCATCAAGGCGGAAAAACTACAAGTTCCAATTATTAACGAGCGTGATTTATTAGCCTTAATAAATATGTAG
- the dapA gene encoding 4-hydroxy-tetrahydrodipicolinate synthase, whose translation MNELHGAGVALVTPFNAEGSIDFEALAQLIELQINEGMNYLVSLGTTGEVATLSKEERKRIWDFTAKQVNGRIPLVAGIGGNNTAEVVDQILEFDNSSYCAILSVSPYYSKPTQEGVYQHYKAVAEASKLPIILYNVPGRTGSNMTAETTIRLAEDFQNIVAIKEASANFAQFSAILRDKPQHFLLISGDDPATLPMMAMGAVGVISVVGNAYPAKVVSLTKYCAHHDYVSARKVHSELLEITDLCFVEGNPCGVKYILQQMGIGQDYVRLPLVPVGAKVQGAIDQEMERIR comes from the coding sequence ATGAACGAGCTTCACGGAGCAGGAGTCGCATTAGTCACTCCGTTTAATGCAGAAGGATCTATTGATTTTGAAGCCCTAGCACAACTTATTGAGCTTCAAATCAATGAAGGTATGAATTACTTGGTTTCTTTAGGAACTACAGGCGAAGTCGCTACACTTTCTAAGGAAGAACGAAAGCGTATCTGGGATTTTACTGCCAAGCAGGTGAATGGCCGTATTCCATTGGTTGCCGGTATCGGGGGAAACAACACTGCTGAAGTGGTTGATCAAATTCTTGAATTTGACAATAGCAGCTATTGCGCAATCCTTTCAGTATCTCCCTACTACAGCAAGCCAACTCAAGAGGGAGTTTACCAACATTATAAAGCCGTTGCTGAAGCGTCTAAACTACCTATTATCCTGTACAATGTCCCAGGACGAACCGGAAGCAATATGACCGCTGAGACAACAATACGATTGGCTGAAGATTTCCAAAATATAGTTGCAATTAAGGAGGCATCGGCTAACTTTGCACAATTCAGTGCTATCTTAAGAGACAAGCCTCAGCACTTCCTGCTTATATCAGGTGATGACCCAGCTACCCTTCCCATGATGGCTATGGGTGCAGTCGGTGTCATATCTGTAGTTGGTAATGCTTACCCCGCAAAGGTAGTGAGTCTTACCAAGTATTGTGCACATCATGATTATGTAAGTGCTAGAAAGGTCCATAGCGAACTATTGGAGATTACCGATCTATGTTTTGTTGAAGGAAATCCATGCGGAGTAAAATATATCCTACAACAAATGGGTATCGGTCAAGACTACGTCAGGTTACCACTCGTACCTGTAGGAGCTAAAGTACAGGGGGCTATTGACCAAGAAATGGAGAGAATTAGATAA
- a CDS encoding PDZ domain-containing protein, producing MVFILLILDSLLSHGQGHFDFDRTADRVIIPFKFVRNLVLVPIKINGVDLTFLLDTGVKETILFGIDNDHITLNNPKRLKFNGLGENEGIDAIVAAGNRLEVGGQVLDTAHTIFVVLNQEFNFSTYVGVPVNGILGSHFFKDYPVEMDYTRSRMTLYRNSSLIKSKIRKFEKFPIELENSRPYIYTAVRLKQSMIPAKMLVDMGNSDALLIFPSRIPGFILNEPNIDEFIGRGFNGDIHGKMSRIHSLDIGKFRFRTPTASFPDSSALRSARLVPGRIGSIGSEVLRRFTVIFDYPSQMLYLKKGKYYNKPFLVDMSGVDIKHDGLVWVKDWVRVNIPKESEELGKTKPIYKAETSDLQYKFVLKSSYSITNIRKGSPAEESGLKKGDMLVSINKRQTGALSLDQIQHLLTEDEGKQVHIVVQRDGQNLRFSFRLKDPIPYLVN from the coding sequence ATGGTCTTCATATTACTTATTTTAGACTCGCTTTTATCCCATGGACAAGGTCATTTTGACTTTGATCGTACGGCGGATAGGGTGATTATACCTTTTAAATTTGTTCGTAATTTGGTTTTGGTCCCAATTAAGATTAATGGCGTGGACCTCACTTTTTTATTGGACACAGGCGTTAAAGAAACGATTCTATTCGGGATAGATAATGATCATATAACGCTCAATAATCCAAAACGACTGAAATTTAATGGATTAGGCGAAAACGAAGGCATCGATGCTATAGTCGCTGCGGGCAATCGTCTAGAGGTTGGGGGGCAAGTGCTCGATACTGCGCATACCATATTTGTGGTATTGAATCAAGAATTCAATTTTTCGACATATGTGGGTGTCCCTGTAAATGGGATTTTGGGCAGTCACTTCTTTAAGGATTATCCGGTGGAGATGGATTACACAAGGAGCCGGATGACGCTCTATAGAAATTCATCGTTGATAAAGAGTAAGATTAGAAAGTTTGAAAAATTTCCAATCGAACTTGAGAATAGCAGACCCTATATCTATACTGCTGTACGACTGAAGCAAAGTATGATCCCCGCTAAAATGCTTGTAGACATGGGAAATAGTGATGCACTGCTTATTTTCCCGTCGCGGATTCCAGGATTTATATTGAATGAACCTAATATTGACGAATTTATTGGTAGGGGGTTCAACGGAGATATCCACGGTAAGATGAGTAGGATACATAGTTTGGATATTGGAAAATTTAGATTTAGGACGCCAACGGCTTCATTTCCAGATAGCTCTGCACTTCGGTCTGCTCGTTTGGTGCCGGGGCGAATTGGCTCGATCGGAAGTGAAGTATTAAGGAGGTTTACAGTAATCTTTGATTACCCTTCACAGATGTTGTATCTCAAAAAGGGGAAATATTATAATAAGCCTTTTTTAGTGGATATGAGTGGCGTGGATATTAAGCATGATGGGCTAGTGTGGGTCAAAGACTGGGTAAGGGTAAATATTCCCAAAGAAAGCGAAGAATTGGGTAAAACCAAGCCCATTTATAAAGCTGAGACAAGCGATCTCCAATACAAGTTTGTGTTGAAATCATCTTATTCCATAACAAACATCCGAAAGGGATCACCAGCGGAAGAATCAGGCTTGAAGAAGGGGGATATGCTTGTCAGTATAAACAAACGACAGACGGGCGCATTGTCTCTAGATCAAATACAACACCTACTGACCGAGGATGAAGGCAAGCAGGTTCATATTGTTGTCCAAAGGGATGGACAAAATCTTCGTTTCTCATTTAGACTTAAAGATCCGATACCGTATCTGGTAAATTAG